ATATTCAATGTCCCTAGGTAGTGCTGAGAATAAACAAATGCACCTATAGCTAGTAGTAGCATTGATATGATTAGAATCCTTTGGTTCTGGAAAGAATTGTGTGTTGTCCTTAATGATTTGTATAACAAAATTAAATAGCTAGGCTACAATTTTGGCTGACTGTATTTCGGCCTTATGAATAAAGCAATGCTGATTGAGAGCTGCTGGACATTTGAGACATCTGCCAATCTGTACAACTAGCTCCAGAACTGATCTCATTTTTATTTGGAGGGTTGTGTGTTACAATAATTTTGTAGGCAAACCACAATACCTTACCTTCAAAATACCTTACAGATCAGCCTTATAGCATCTCGTTGTAAATGTAGTGTTCACTACATTTGCCATTGATAAACAAATTAAGATACTTTATACATTTCTCTACAATAAATATTTCCacacaaataaaacatttgaagcCAAAATCGTAAAACAAAAAATTACACCCGTGACCACCAGAGTGGGGTGAATAATTATTATTTTCTTCAGGTTTGGGTGAATTCCtttttcaattcaggaagtaatgGTATGGACCCCAACTCTGGAGAAGACTAGCTAGCTGATAGGCCTGGACCGAGACGTCAACGCCATGCACTGCAATGATCTCAGATTACTTCAGAGTTATTTTAAGAACACCAGCTGCCTACGGCCACATAGGGAGTAGGGACTGCATGCAAACCAACCCCGGACCCCTGTCCAAAATTACCCTTCTGAAGGAAAGACAACTTTAAATAGCAACAACGGTCAAAACTGACCCTCAGAAGAAtgtcaatgtttttaaatgtaatgttttgaAGGTGCCAAACGTTGCAGAGCCACACAGGAGTGCGAGAGTAGGATGTTTAGCCCAGTACTAAGTAGTGCTGATTTTAAGCGAGTCAACTTTGTTTTGTGGGCTTAAGTGGAAGACCAGGCGATAAGGGCTTTGGATACCATACCCGATACGTGACAAACCATGCCAGAATTCCAAAAACAGTCCCGAGACCGTTCTGCCAGAAATTATGAAAATACACAGAGGTACACATAAACATCCATATCCAGATGAATACTATTCCATTAAGGGACACATATAACAGATCAAGAACAATGTTCCGATTCCTCTCCATGGTAGCCATAGGTGCCATTTCTTCAGCAATGATAAGTGCAGAGTACGAGAGAATGAACGAGTGTCCTGAGATGTCATAGCCGTCCCATTGACCCCCAGCATTCCTGCATCTCCACTTTGTGGTGAATTCTTTATGAGGGACTTGATCCCTGTGGCATGTACCTGTGGCATCTTCAATGTAGAAGAAGGTCTCGGTGAAGGTGTACCAAATGGCTGTGGCCACCACCAATGAGCTCATTCGCCGGAGGGCAAAGGTCAAGCTGTCTTTGTAGTATATGAGGAAGATGAATGGGGTCAACAGCAATAAAGTCCAGCCCCAGGACACTTTGACAAAATACCTGAAAGAGATATAGGAAGTGGTCATGTAAGAAGTAGCACAGACCGTTGATAATCAGACTACACAGGCAAACTTGCTTGCTGACAAGTGTCTAGCCGTATGTAGGGTTTTCACCCATTACATTCGCACACATTTGGCTCCGTGTAAACTCCAATAATCATTGCTTTCTAAACCTGTGTTGATATGCCCCTTCAAATAAAAAAGCCAGTTACTGTTAATGTTAAGTGTAGGCATCGGGACTATTAACAAAATTCCCCATGTCAGTAGATACTATACTATAGCTATCGCTAAAAGTATTTAACGTTAGTGTTTATGAATGGGGTAAGAGGAATTTGGTAAGTGGTTGTAGTTAGCTAACCTCTATGTTGCTCCTCCTTGTATTGTAACGTTAAATAAATACGAAAATACGAACTGGGGATATAGTTAGCTAACTCGCCTGTTTAACTGAATAACACTGGCGTTTGGCCCTAGTCGTGGCTGTGCTCGCAAGGGTTTGACACTTCGCaagctaacgttacctagctagcGAGCTTTCTTTCTATAGTTTGCTAACCGGTAGCGTTAGCTGACTCTACTTACATATTGAGAACATTTCTGCTGTTGCTAAAATATGTCTCCGGGACGAGCTGTGTCGACTTGACAAGGGATCCCACCATGGAAAGAACCAAGAAAGTCCACGGCAATTTAAGACGGACAAACGGTATCCTCCAAAGTGCCACAAACTTGTTCACGATGATATCCACGTCTACCATGTTGCCACTTGGAACGAGAATGGCTGATGGCGGTCTAATGAATGAGGGGATTGGTATGGTACACCGTGACATCAGCCCTCTCTAGACAATGAACTCTATGAGCGTTGCGTTTCTGCATttcagacatttctccaaaagtatacATTGATTTGAATGAGTAGATCATTTGATTAATATCTTGGCAATTGGCAAGCAACGACAATAAATACGTGTAATTGTTTTCATTATGGTACACGTGACGTTTAATGACTAATGGAGAATGGTGGGAGGGGGAACAAGTTACTATTTTGTAATTTTTCCATACATCGCATGTTCAGAGTACGGTTTCAAAGTTACAAGACAAGGGCAaaagcttcttcttcttctatgaggTTCAACGGCAGTTGGCATCCAatttgttgcattaccgccacctactggaCTGCAGTAcaactcccttatactttgcttgaaaaaTACAAATGTACTAAATAAATACCCTTCTAACGCTACACTCACTAATCTCAAAATgatataaaatacaaataacaccaccctaaaatcaaatcaaattttattggttacatacacatggttagcagatgttcatGGAGGGtagaaaaatgcttgtgcttctagttccgacaatgcagtaatatctaacaagtaatgtaacaaattcacaacatctaacttatacacacaaatgtaagggatgaataagaatatgtacatataaatatatggataagcGATGGCtgtgcagcataggcaagatgctgtAGATGGCATAgaacagtatatactgtacatatgagatgagtaatgtaggatatgtaaatatttttaaagtggcgttattgaaggtgactagtgatacctttattaagtccatttattATAGTGgcaagagatttgagtctgtatgttgacagcagcctctctatgttagtgatggctgtttaacagtctgatggccttgagatagaagctgtttttcagtctcttggtcccagcttatatgcacctgtactgaccctgctttctggatgatagcggggtgaacaggcagtggcttgggtggttgttgtccttgatgatatttttggccttcctgtgacatcaggtaatgtaggtgtcctggagggcaggtagcttgccctcggtgatgcgttctgcagaccgcactaccctctggagagccttgcggttgtgggcggaacagttgctgtaccaggcggtgatacagcctgacaggatgctctcgattgtgcatctgtaaaagtttgtgagtgttttcggtgacaagccaaatttcttcagcctcctgaagtgcctccttcaccacgctgtctgtgggggtggaccatttcagtttgtccgtgatgtgtacgccgaggaacttaaaacttttcaccttctccactactgttcagtcgatgtggatgggagggtgctccctctgctgtttcctgaagtccacgatcatctcctttgtttttttgacgttgagtgagacgccacactccgagggccttcacctcctttctgtaggccgtctcgttgttgttggtaatcaagcgtaccactgtagtgttgtctgcaaacttgatgattgagttggaagcgtgcatggccacgcagtcatggttgaacagggagtaggAGAACagggagccccagtgttgaggatcagcgaggtggagatgtttcctaccttcaccacctgggggcggctcatcagaaagtccaggacccagttgcacagggtggggtcgagacccagggtctcgagcttaatgacaagtTTAGAGGGTACAGATGCAGAGCTGTAAAtgcagagctgtagtcaatgcacagcattcttac
This window of the Oncorhynchus clarkii lewisi isolate Uvic-CL-2024 chromosome 16, UVic_Ocla_1.0, whole genome shotgun sequence genome carries:
- the LOC139368463 gene encoding acyl-coenzyme A diphosphatase FITM2-like, producing MSRCTIPIPSFIRPPSAILVPSGNMVDVDIIVNKFVALWRIPFVRLKLPWTFLVLSMVGSLVKSTQLVPETYFSNSRNVLNMYFVKVSWGWTLLLLTPFIFLIYYKDSLTFALRRMSSLVVATAIWYTFTETFFYIEDATGTCHRDQVPHKEFTTKWRCRNAGGQWDGYDISGHSFILSYSALIIAEEMAPMATMERNRNIVLDLLYVSLNGIVFIWIWMFMCTSVYFHNFWQNGLGTVFGILAWFVTYRVWYPKPLSPGLPLKPTKQS